From a single Equus asinus isolate D_3611 breed Donkey chromosome 2, EquAss-T2T_v2, whole genome shotgun sequence genomic region:
- the OPALIN gene encoding opalin, translating to MSFSLNFTLPANTTSSPVVTDGKGADCGPSLGLAAGIPSLVATALLVALLFTLIHRRRSSNESAEESERPCEISEIYDSPRIAENPRRAPTHEKNMMGPEEAHIYVKTVAGSEEPMHDTYRPTEEMERRRGLWWLMPRLSLE from the exons ATG AGTTTTTCACTGAACTTTACACTGCCAGCCAACACG ACTTCCTCCCCGGTTGTTACGGATGGGAAAGGAGCA GACTGTGGACCCTCTCTCGGATTAGCAGCAGGCATCCCATCCCTGGTAGCCACAGCCCTGCTGGTGGCTTTGCTATTTACTCTGATTCACCGAAGAAGAAGCAGCAATGAGTCTGCCGAG GAAAGTGAGAGGCCATGTGAAATTTCAGAAATCTATGACAGTCCCAGGATAGCTGAG AATCCTAGGAGGGCACCCACACACGAGAAGAATATGATGGGACCTGAAGAAGCTCACATATATGTGAAGACTGTAGCAGGAAGCGAGGAGCCCATGCATGACACTTACCGTCCTactgaagaaatggagagaagaaggggGTTGTGGTGGCTTATGCCCAGACTGAGCTTGGAATGA